The following are encoded together in the Pleurocapsa sp. FMAR1 genome:
- a CDS encoding WecB/TagA/CpsF family glycosyltransferase, producing the protein MLPTDSNSDLYSPTTFPVFNLHIHLIDNYTNWLLARLSQGISTHVVTLNAEMSMMAKEDRVLGQTIKAAELVIPDGAGIIVYMRLRGIKYQRCPGIELAESVIKEIGQSDEPPAICFFGGAPGTAEQAAIAWQQKLPKLSIMTQHGYISGQEAEKWKQTLKAQQPKVIFVAIGVPRQEFWIRDNRHLCPQSIWIGVGGSLDIWAGNKSRAPEWLKNNNLEWSYRLYKEPWRWRRMLLLPKFFWRSLF; encoded by the coding sequence ATGTTGCCTACAGATAGTAACAGTGACTTATATTCACCAACAACTTTTCCCGTCTTTAATCTGCATATTCATTTAATTGATAACTATACAAATTGGCTATTAGCTAGGCTATCTCAGGGAATTAGCACTCATGTTGTGACTTTAAACGCTGAAATGAGCATGATGGCTAAAGAAGATCGTGTTTTAGGTCAAACGATCAAAGCAGCAGAGTTAGTGATTCCCGATGGAGCAGGTATTATTGTCTATATGCGTCTGCGAGGCATTAAATATCAGCGTTGTCCTGGTATCGAGCTAGCAGAATCTGTAATTAAAGAAATTGGACAGTCTGATGAGCCTCCAGCTATTTGCTTTTTTGGTGGTGCGCCTGGAACTGCCGAGCAAGCTGCTATAGCTTGGCAACAGAAGCTGCCAAAGCTGTCAATTATGACGCAGCATGGATATATTTCTGGGCAAGAAGCAGAGAAATGGAAGCAAACTCTTAAAGCTCAACAGCCTAAAGTCATCTTTGTTGCCATTGGCGTACCACGACAAGAATTTTGGATTAGAGATAATCGTCATTTGTGTCCCCAATCTATTTGGATAGGAGTTGGTGGTAGCCTTGATATTTGGGCTGGAAACAAATCCCGTGCGCCAGAGTGGTTGAAAAATAATAATTTAGAATGGTCTTATCGACTTTACAAAGAGCCTTGGCGTTGGCGACGAATGCTACTTCTACCCAAGTTTTTCTGGCGTTCATTGTTTTAA
- a CDS encoding YbjQ family protein has protein sequence MLVSTTDTLQNQPIATYLGIVTAEVVYGTNVLRDFFAGIRDTIGGRTGSYERVFEKGQQKAIEELKQRAQKLNADAVIGIEIDTGTISVDDKGVLLLITATGTAVKLG, from the coding sequence ATGTTAGTTTCTACTACTGATACCCTACAAAATCAACCCATCGCCACATATCTTGGCATTGTCACCGCCGAAGTTGTTTATGGTACTAATGTTTTGCGAGACTTTTTTGCAGGCATTAGAGACACTATTGGCGGACGTACAGGAAGTTACGAAAGAGTCTTTGAAAAAGGTCAACAAAAAGCAATTGAGGAACTAAAGCAGCGCGCCCAAAAATTAAATGCCGATGCGGTAATCGGTATTGAAATCGATACAGGTACAATTAGCGTTGACGATAAAGGAGTTTTGCTTTTAATTACCGCTACAGGAACAGCAGTAAAACTGGGGTAG
- a CDS encoding sodium-dependent bicarbonate transport family permease, translated as MDSSLILDNILNPPVLFFFIGMTAVFLKSDLEIPQPLPKLFSLYLLFAIGFKGKHEIHESGINSEIAITLIAAILAAIIVPIYSFFILQIKLDAYNAAAIAATYGSISAVTFVTASSFLEQQSITYGGHMIAALALMESPAIIVGLILVRLFTQTKERAIQEGEEEFSWTEVLREAFLNGSVVLLLGSLLVGMVTSAKGWERLEVFTGDIFYGMLTFFWLDMGLVAARRIDDLRKSGSFVIGFSILMPVFNALIGILIARLIGMSVGNALLFAVLSASASYIAVPAAMRMTVPEANPSLYISMALALTFPFNIIIGIPVYLAIIERFWT; from the coding sequence ATGGATTCAAGTCTAATTCTTGACAATATTTTAAATCCGCCAGTTTTATTTTTCTTTATTGGCATGACGGCGGTTTTTCTCAAATCAGATCTAGAAATTCCTCAGCCTTTACCTAAATTATTTTCTCTTTACCTTTTATTTGCAATTGGCTTTAAAGGAAAACACGAAATTCATGAAAGCGGAATCAACAGCGAAATTGCCATAACTCTTATCGCAGCAATTCTTGCAGCTATCATTGTGCCGATTTATTCCTTTTTTATTCTCCAGATAAAATTAGATGCTTATAACGCAGCAGCGATCGCCGCCACCTATGGTTCAATTAGTGCTGTAACTTTTGTTACCGCTAGTTCATTTTTAGAACAACAATCAATTACCTATGGCGGTCACATGATAGCAGCCTTGGCACTTATGGAATCTCCGGCAATTATCGTCGGGCTAATTTTAGTTAGGCTGTTTACTCAAACTAAAGAAAGAGCCATACAAGAAGGGGAAGAAGAGTTTTCCTGGACTGAAGTTTTACGAGAAGCCTTCTTAAATGGTTCAGTTGTTTTGCTGTTGGGTAGTTTACTAGTAGGAATGGTTACTAGTGCAAAAGGCTGGGAAAGATTAGAGGTCTTCACAGGGGACATATTTTATGGAATGCTGACTTTTTTCTGGTTAGATATGGGGCTAGTGGCAGCAAGAAGAATCGATGATCTTAGGAAAAGTGGTTCTTTTGTAATCGGTTTTTCCATTCTCATGCCTGTGTTTAATGCTTTAATCGGCATTTTGATCGCTAGGCTAATCGGGATGTCTGTGGGCAACGCTCTTTTGTTCGCAGTACTATCTGCCAGTGCTTCCTATATAGCTGTACCAGCAGCCATGCGTATGACCGTCCCAGAAGCCAATCCTAGTCTATATATATCAATGGCTTTGGCATTAACTTTTCCCTTCAATATTATTATTGGCATTCCTGTTTATTTAGCAATTATTGAGCGTTTTTGGACATAG
- a CDS encoding ribonuclease Z: MEITFLGTSSGVPTRSRNVSSVALRLPQRSEVWLFDCGEGTQHQLQRSEIKSSQIRRIFVTHMHGDHTFGLMGLIASCGLAGTGQPIDIYGPKGLKEYLQAAAKYSYMNFGSRLKIHTVKTGLLYEDDEFSVSCRLLKHRIPAHGYRIVEKDRSGTFNLEKAKSLGIPPGPIYGKLKQGEVVTLDDGRKINGKDLCGQPETGRKVVYCTDTVFCDAAVKLAQDADVLIHEATFAHQDADMAFEKMHSTTTMAAQVALLAGVKQLIMTHFSPRYAPGNPIQLNDLKQEARAIFPQTKLAYDFYSYEVPRRREAKLKETVAGER, from the coding sequence GTGGAAATAACTTTTTTAGGTACAAGTTCTGGAGTACCAACGCGATCGCGCAACGTCTCAAGCGTAGCCCTACGTCTGCCACAACGGTCAGAGGTGTGGCTGTTTGACTGTGGTGAAGGCACACAGCATCAGCTTCAGCGCAGTGAGATCAAAAGCTCACAAATTCGACGCATTTTTGTAACACATATGCACGGCGATCATACCTTTGGCTTAATGGGTTTGATTGCTAGCTGTGGTCTAGCTGGTACTGGTCAACCGATTGATATTTATGGACCAAAAGGGTTAAAAGAATATCTTCAGGCTGCTGCCAAGTATTCCTATATGAACTTTGGCTCTCGTCTTAAGATTCATACCGTTAAGACAGGCTTACTGTACGAAGACGATGAATTTAGCGTTAGCTGTAGATTATTAAAACATCGCATACCTGCCCACGGCTATCGAATTGTCGAGAAAGATCGCTCTGGGACATTTAATCTTGAAAAAGCAAAATCTTTGGGAATTCCCCCTGGACCAATTTATGGCAAGCTCAAACAGGGAGAAGTTGTGACTTTAGATGATGGTCGTAAAATTAACGGCAAAGATCTTTGCGGACAGCCAGAAACAGGACGCAAGGTAGTTTACTGTACGGATACAGTATTTTGTGATGCAGCAGTAAAACTAGCTCAAGATGCCGATGTTTTGATTCATGAGGCGACATTTGCCCACCAGGATGCAGATATGGCATTTGAAAAGATGCACTCTACAACGACGATGGCAGCACAGGTAGCTTTGTTGGCTGGAGTCAAGCAATTGATTATGACTCACTTTAGCCCTCGTTATGCCCCTGGAAATCCGATTCAGCTAAATGATCTAAAACAAGAAGCCAGAGCTATTTTTCCGCAGACAAAGCTAGCTTATGACTTTTATTCTTACGAGGTGCCAAGACGCAGAGAAGCGAAACTAAAAGAGACAGTAGCGGGTGAGAGGTAA
- a CDS encoding P-II family nitrogen regulator has product MASKEVEKITKVLDAVKVSSYSIIRDVIGKSHLGTVSDDVNLGSSKLSNVFIICYCSSDKVEPIVTKVKPILNKYGGVCYLFEAMEISSIHYVASN; this is encoded by the coding sequence GTGGCTTCTAAAGAAGTAGAAAAAATAACCAAGGTGCTAGACGCAGTGAAAGTTTCAAGCTACAGCATTATTAGAGACGTGATTGGTAAAAGTCATTTAGGCACTGTATCCGACGATGTTAATTTAGGCAGCAGTAAATTAAGCAACGTATTTATCATCTGCTATTGCTCTTCAGACAAAGTTGAACCTATTGTCACTAAAGTCAAACCTATCCTCAATAAATATGGTGGGGTTTGTTATCTATTTGAGGCGATGGAAATTAGTTCTATCCATTATGTAGCTTCTAATTAA
- a CDS encoding CIA30 family protein has protein sequence MTILVAGATGGVGKRVVKNLLEQNYRVRALVRDTAKAQNMLGDRVELFAADITIPETLKPEMMQGVSAVICCTGTKVQPVEGDTPTREKYYQGIKFYLPEVVDTPELVEYAGIKNLVKVVWQHISPATDKVLFDFANPNADIKEAWGAIDDVVMGGVSQSNIRLAENKAIFSGIVSTDNNGGFASVRTRNFEPPLDLSDYEGIELKVIGDGKRYKFITRCEGKWDGVGYCHSFDTVYNFPTTIRIPFQDLIPVFRAKTVTEASQFDAAKVYSMQLMLSKFEYDGELNPKFEAGSFSLEIEYIKAYGGQAKPQFVQISSAGVTRPNRPGINLEEEPPAVRMNEQLGGILTWKLRGEEAIKASGLTYTIIRPCALTEQPGDKVLVAEQGDNIRGQVSRDAIAQLCIQALNLPAAVNKTFEVREEQQGVTDWKKLFSNLQADT, from the coding sequence ATGACAATTCTAGTAGCTGGAGCAACGGGTGGAGTAGGTAAACGTGTAGTCAAAAATTTACTTGAGCAAAATTATCGTGTTAGAGCTTTAGTTAGAGATACAGCCAAAGCCCAAAATATGCTAGGAGATCGGGTAGAACTATTTGCAGCCGACATTACTATCCCAGAAACTCTCAAGCCAGAAATGATGCAGGGAGTAAGCGCAGTTATTTGCTGCACAGGCACAAAAGTTCAGCCAGTGGAAGGGGATACCCCAACGCGAGAGAAATACTACCAGGGAATTAAGTTTTACCTGCCTGAAGTAGTTGATACTCCAGAGTTAGTCGAATACGCAGGGATTAAAAATCTGGTCAAAGTTGTCTGGCAGCATATTTCACCTGCTACTGATAAAGTGCTGTTTGACTTTGCTAATCCCAACGCTGATATCAAAGAAGCTTGGGGTGCAATAGATGATGTGGTTATGGGAGGAGTCAGCCAGAGCAATATTCGACTGGCGGAGAATAAAGCCATCTTTTCCGGTATTGTCTCCACAGATAATAACGGCGGTTTTGCTTCGGTGCGTACTCGTAATTTCGAGCCACCTCTGGATTTATCTGATTATGAAGGCATAGAGTTAAAAGTGATTGGTGATGGTAAACGCTATAAGTTTATTACTCGCTGTGAAGGTAAATGGGATGGAGTGGGCTATTGTCATTCTTTTGACACAGTTTATAACTTCCCTACGACTATTCGTATTCCCTTTCAAGATTTAATCCCTGTCTTTCGCGCTAAAACCGTAACTGAAGCAAGTCAATTTGATGCTGCCAAAGTTTACTCCATGCAGTTGATGTTGAGTAAGTTTGAATATGATGGTGAACTAAATCCTAAATTTGAAGCGGGTTCGTTTAGCTTAGAGATTGAATATATCAAAGCTTATGGTGGTCAAGCAAAACCCCAATTCGTTCAGATAAGTTCAGCCGGTGTTACTCGCCCTAATCGTCCAGGAATTAACTTAGAAGAAGAACCGCCTGCAGTACGCATGAATGAGCAATTAGGAGGTATTTTAACCTGGAAACTAAGAGGCGAAGAAGCTATTAAAGCCAGTGGTTTGACCTATACAATTATTCGTCCCTGTGCTTTAACCGAACAACCAGGAGATAAGGTTTTAGTTGCTGAACAAGGAGACAATATCAGGGGACAAGTCAGCCGAGATGCGATCGCCCAGTTGTGTATTCAAGCACTAAATCTCCCCGCAGCAGTTAACAAGACTTTTGAAGTTAGAGAAGAACAGCAGGGTGTTACTGATTGGAAAAAATTGTTTAGTAACTTGCAAGCAGATACTTGA
- a CDS encoding Ycf66 family protein yields the protein MLSYALAIAVTLSSLVLFSTAFLISDIHRRDDFLWSGVGLFYALVLWFCARNITGAVLLGQAAATVLIVSYSWQTLKLRKAVANPTKASAINNFSVLQKVNGLLKRSEPKYQPVEPYNTATPAKVTEQEIAIPETTSPESRSQKSNNKISSSNKSKSGVLGRLFGSKQKAAITNTKLDDILEEAQNTTVTNPTNEPVAEVQPITEQKAAPDSVPQPKIAKTEANRQIKVPQQIAALEGDQPQEKAETSIPNTQPEASVVDVNRDKIADTAESSEKASTSEPETTLLKLEQPEVSSEDKSATLNKIEAETVPDAKEVPEIKAVTEKKPSPLDSLETVEVAEVLEAASEDMSSNRSDQSNIIEVTTTEINITTEVQKIEQNEDKTSDSEDV from the coding sequence ATGCTGTCATATGCCTTGGCGATCGCGGTAACCTTAAGTAGTTTAGTTCTATTCTCAACAGCTTTTTTAATTTCTGATATTCATCGCCGAGATGACTTCCTCTGGAGTGGAGTAGGATTGTTTTATGCGTTGGTGCTATGGTTTTGTGCTAGAAACATTACTGGTGCTGTACTATTAGGACAAGCAGCAGCCACAGTATTAATCGTTTCATACAGTTGGCAAACTCTCAAGTTGAGAAAAGCAGTCGCCAATCCTACTAAGGCATCTGCCATCAATAATTTTTCTGTGCTACAAAAAGTCAACGGTTTACTAAAGCGCAGCGAACCAAAATATCAGCCAGTCGAACCTTATAATACTGCAACTCCAGCTAAAGTTACAGAACAAGAAATAGCTATTCCTGAGACAACTTCCCCAGAAAGCAGATCCCAGAAATCTAATAATAAAATCTCTAGCAGTAATAAAAGTAAATCAGGAGTATTGGGCAGATTGTTTGGTAGCAAGCAAAAAGCTGCTATTACTAATACCAAACTAGACGACATTTTAGAAGAAGCACAAAATACCACAGTAACTAATCCTACTAACGAACCTGTTGCAGAAGTACAGCCAATTACCGAACAAAAAGCTGCTCCAGATAGCGTCCCTCAGCCAAAAATAGCTAAAACTGAGGCAAACAGGCAGATAAAAGTTCCTCAACAAATAGCCGCTCTTGAAGGCGATCAACCCCAAGAGAAAGCAGAAACTAGTATCCCAAATACCCAACCCGAAGCATCAGTAGTTGATGTCAATCGAGACAAAATAGCAGATACCGCAGAAAGCTCAGAAAAAGCTTCTACATCAGAGCCAGAGACTACTCTACTAAAGCTTGAGCAACCTGAAGTTAGCTCTGAAGATAAATCTGCTACTCTTAATAAGATTGAAGCAGAAACTGTTCCTGACGCAAAAGAAGTTCCAGAGATTAAAGCCGTAACCGAAAAAAAACCATCTCCCTTAGATTCTTTAGAAACGGTAGAAGTTGCTGAAGTATTAGAAGCAGCGTCTGAAGATATGTCTAGTAATCGATCAGATCAGTCTAATATTATTGAAGTGACTACTACGGAAATTAATATCACCACTGAAGTTCAAAAAATAGAGCAAAATGAAGATAAAACTTCAGACTCTGAAGATGTTTAA